One genomic segment of Paenibacillus sp. FSL H8-0332 includes these proteins:
- a CDS encoding S-layer homology domain-containing protein has protein sequence MYSQKLRTAVSMVLVVLLSLFSVLEVSAASFRAGVVSNDRLPDGTQKITVNSVVDVTYSDLKVLNEVKFVLMKEDAQIASKVKARSEAKLTVLDAVYTSMEYNYLSFEGLAAGEEYSLHAEYTGEQGLVVTPPQSIRVPSATGIDISVERMTKNSNTYESATQSEIRSDDKNVRLTILNNGVPLVNGSVAIWMNNQSFKYTTDANGQIQLRDNHQLYMNSPVMFVLLKQGSEQYEAKPIYVTDLEQAGTYMVAVRYLDAKGKLFTQPFLTNSGLRGLANQFAVPGYTVLVFRTGEVPGDYKAYIATENREAYMFQIPASSLYATEEGIHKEIIKDASDYSRISFRASLDGEPVYVENYSLIDNTRYKQIDDARGSQLFFGQSIYLEKNKEYEFTSLARNRDTGVNILFRNKITPTEAKHEIFYEGHSRDFSKLQLQIPAMGMGRGKINISYLNERYNYNQISMGLAVDDHLYVPKGEQIHRLTANTTFGGTDSSSNPNELVLNSYFTPVDDEYNIRGGSTFKAGISLLVPGSSYYDGAELRNQVVLGESVNILVKVTDEYENRLDLSSNYKLVITDESGAVISNDSLYWSTEEQDGKLQRINKRDWKPAKSGTYKVQLFPYVYQSGGYVMGELLSEAELKVLPKNELDIEIRDNDGKLVDLVDKPYLTVDQAQKVRVTVRQHDTGAQGQPVAGVQISGYGEVLGTTDEQGTFTIPADKAVYIGELYFKKTDYLSKSVYLAIINPQSQAVIRVRGLDKAEGGNYAGGVPLDDANIQATVKRSDGISYVVNSYIRTPGSQGFLVVDSPSSVDVDFMRYNRSHNGVEAKYGYYMFGSINTEPGKDYSLVLDARQELQEVSKVILDQPTDELYVVRQDLAGADYIPYVIDNNPAGENYFYATQGTYSMLAHTRSDTFVYRDQVVIGAGDNSLSMDDSASALATLVAPESGTIYAVKYTTAGQSTLQGYAFNANQVQITPGDVVVSVDQIKGAIEYQYDIHFAPGMLQAGTLTQITPLALKGLDIVGLQNGKLIRPAGSTLLEIGLVDTAGNSIGQIKKPQILVANGGTSSGSMSLYPDKATYELQNEAGKVLSKEAFLVYPLRAMTYDNTENKMLTDGTYVIKASMTIDGQTYTLDKKVILESSGGTVVNPDPNPPGSDNGGNGGNTSTNPNPAPAPGGSGPGAPGPAGAPAAPAPAPAAPTGNNANVQQQNDKLQDLLKNTSGSAAEKASAAQNALSSIAESLKSANTPAQAEQNSKSLSQAMDTAAQLLGTIQDSAEKQKIVSSITQLIGSAPYLLNKLDSSSKAVEVAQALINNAAAVLSNAQGITAEEVQKLKDAVIHSSQAALNKAGEATIAKENVTVEGNAVSSQLDSGFISAQIETAKQALASVAGELTSKLGAGTAADLKLSLTVKVPPVDKGIHKLNTTLPSEILTLVRENDIAGLKIQMDQTAFTIEPDTFGKIEAGQKINLAAEVVQNAVINKPRQAEPLANIPVMEFSASVGGQPVKSFTKPIDVTFDVSAIDISKYSEANLENLTVYVLNEKSLSWEAVGGKYDPVTQTVTAPRGHFSKYTVMLGAAAFTDVPANHWAVKEINYLLTKGIVDEGGVFAPSDKITRQQFAAMIARAYGLNGEGLILPFKDIKTTNPYADEIAAAYAAGIINGKSPAAFDPEATITREEIATMLARALTAYNGKSAVAQPAAVIAAFTDGAKISKWAASSVALTKSMHLFEGFGDQSFRPAQTASKAEAAALVYRLYQLKY, from the coding sequence ATGTATTCGCAGAAATTAAGAACGGCAGTTTCCATGGTTCTAGTTGTATTATTATCGTTATTCAGTGTGCTTGAGGTATCAGCCGCCTCGTTCAGGGCAGGGGTAGTCTCGAATGACCGGCTCCCGGACGGCACACAAAAGATCACAGTCAATAGTGTAGTAGATGTGACTTATAGTGATCTTAAGGTTCTAAATGAGGTTAAGTTCGTACTTATGAAAGAAGATGCCCAGATAGCCAGTAAGGTAAAGGCGAGAAGTGAAGCCAAGCTGACTGTGCTGGATGCAGTGTATACTTCTATGGAATACAATTATCTTTCTTTTGAAGGGCTGGCTGCCGGTGAGGAATACTCTCTTCATGCCGAATACACAGGCGAGCAGGGGCTGGTGGTGACACCGCCACAGAGCATCCGTGTACCTTCAGCTACGGGGATTGATATCTCTGTAGAACGGATGACGAAGAATTCCAATACATATGAAAGTGCTACACAATCAGAGATCCGCAGTGATGATAAGAATGTAAGGCTTACCATCCTGAATAACGGTGTTCCGCTTGTGAATGGATCTGTGGCGATATGGATGAATAATCAGTCCTTTAAATACACCACGGATGCGAACGGACAGATTCAGCTTAGGGATAATCATCAATTATATATGAATAGTCCGGTTATGTTCGTATTGCTTAAGCAGGGGAGCGAGCAGTATGAAGCCAAGCCAATCTATGTAACTGATCTGGAGCAAGCGGGTACGTATATGGTGGCTGTCCGTTATCTGGATGCCAAGGGGAAGCTGTTCACCCAGCCGTTTCTGACCAACTCCGGACTCAGGGGATTGGCGAATCAGTTTGCTGTGCCGGGATATACGGTGCTGGTATTCAGAACGGGAGAGGTGCCTGGAGACTATAAAGCTTATATAGCCACTGAGAACCGTGAAGCTTATATGTTCCAGATTCCTGCCTCTTCATTGTACGCAACGGAAGAAGGGATACACAAAGAAATCATCAAGGATGCCAGTGACTACAGCCGGATTAGCTTCCGTGCTTCCTTGGACGGTGAGCCTGTATATGTAGAGAACTATTCTCTCATTGATAATACCAGGTACAAACAGATTGACGATGCTAGAGGTTCTCAGCTCTTTTTCGGGCAAAGTATCTATCTGGAGAAGAATAAGGAATATGAATTCACGTCGCTTGCAAGAAATCGTGATACCGGCGTCAATATCTTATTCCGTAATAAAATTACGCCAACCGAAGCAAAACATGAAATATTCTATGAGGGTCATTCCCGGGATTTCAGCAAGCTGCAACTTCAGATACCGGCTATGGGGATGGGGCGTGGTAAAATAAACATCTCATATCTGAACGAAAGATATAACTATAACCAGATCAGTATGGGTCTTGCCGTAGATGATCATCTGTATGTACCTAAGGGCGAACAAATCCACCGTCTGACGGCAAACACCACTTTTGGCGGTACGGATTCTAGCAGCAACCCGAATGAACTTGTACTGAATTCGTATTTCACTCCGGTTGACGATGAGTATAACATCCGTGGCGGCAGTACTTTTAAGGCCGGGATCAGTCTCCTGGTGCCAGGCTCCAGTTACTATGATGGGGCTGAACTCCGCAATCAGGTTGTTCTGGGTGAGAGTGTGAATATTCTGGTGAAAGTGACAGATGAGTATGAGAATCGTCTGGATCTCAGCAGTAATTATAAGCTGGTCATCACAGATGAGAGCGGTGCAGTGATCTCGAATGACTCTCTGTATTGGTCCACTGAGGAACAGGACGGGAAATTGCAGCGGATCAATAAGCGGGATTGGAAGCCTGCGAAATCAGGAACGTATAAGGTTCAATTATTCCCATATGTATACCAAAGTGGCGGATACGTAATGGGAGAGTTACTGAGTGAGGCCGAGCTGAAGGTTCTGCCGAAGAACGAATTGGATATTGAGATCAGAGACAATGATGGCAAGCTGGTGGACCTGGTAGACAAGCCATACCTGACCGTTGACCAGGCACAGAAGGTAAGGGTTACTGTACGCCAGCATGATACGGGTGCCCAGGGGCAACCGGTGGCTGGAGTGCAGATCAGCGGTTATGGGGAGGTGCTTGGCACCACCGATGAGCAGGGAACGTTCACCATTCCGGCAGACAAAGCTGTTTATATAGGTGAGTTGTATTTTAAGAAGACTGATTATTTATCTAAAAGTGTATACCTAGCGATCATTAATCCGCAATCGCAGGCTGTCATCCGTGTGCGGGGCCTTGATAAGGCTGAAGGCGGGAACTATGCGGGCGGGGTTCCGCTGGACGATGCGAATATCCAGGCTACAGTGAAAAGAAGCGACGGGATTTCTTACGTTGTCAATTCTTATATTCGCACTCCTGGGTCGCAGGGATTCCTGGTGGTAGATTCTCCTTCATCCGTAGATGTAGACTTCATGCGATATAACAGAAGCCATAACGGAGTGGAGGCCAAATACGGTTACTACATGTTTGGCTCCATTAACACAGAACCCGGCAAGGATTATTCGCTGGTGCTGGACGCCAGACAAGAGCTTCAGGAAGTCAGCAAGGTTATATTGGATCAGCCGACAGATGAGCTGTATGTGGTACGCCAGGATTTGGCAGGGGCAGATTATATTCCTTATGTGATCGACAACAATCCTGCAGGTGAGAATTATTTCTATGCAACTCAAGGAACCTACAGTATGCTGGCACATACCCGGTCAGACACTTTTGTATACCGTGATCAGGTGGTAATCGGTGCAGGAGACAATAGCTTGTCGATGGATGATAGTGCGTCCGCGCTGGCTACGTTGGTGGCTCCTGAATCGGGGACCATCTATGCGGTTAAATATACGACAGCGGGTCAATCTACACTCCAAGGCTATGCGTTCAATGCCAATCAGGTGCAAATTACCCCTGGTGATGTAGTAGTATCTGTAGACCAAATCAAGGGTGCCATCGAATACCAGTACGATATTCATTTCGCACCTGGAATGCTGCAGGCAGGCACACTCACACAGATTACGCCACTGGCCTTGAAAGGGCTGGATATTGTGGGGTTGCAGAATGGCAAATTAATCAGGCCCGCTGGTTCGACCTTGCTTGAGATTGGACTGGTCGATACAGCAGGCAACTCCATCGGACAAATCAAGAAGCCGCAAATTCTGGTTGCCAATGGCGGAACAAGCAGTGGCAGCATGAGTCTGTACCCGGACAAGGCTACTTATGAGCTTCAGAACGAAGCGGGAAAAGTACTATCCAAAGAGGCTTTTCTGGTATACCCGCTAAGAGCAATGACTTATGATAATACAGAAAACAAGATGTTGACTGACGGAACTTATGTGATCAAAGCTTCAATGACTATTGATGGACAGACCTATACCCTGGACAAAAAAGTAATCCTGGAGTCGTCGGGAGGTACTGTGGTTAATCCGGACCCTAACCCGCCGGGAAGTGATAATGGAGGTAACGGCGGTAATACCAGTACGAATCCAAATCCCGCACCGGCACCAGGGGGAAGCGGACCAGGAGCACCTGGACCTGCTGGAGCTCCGGCTGCTCCTGCTCCCGCCCCGGCTGCGCCAACTGGTAATAACGCGAATGTTCAGCAGCAGAATGATAAGCTGCAAGACCTGCTGAAGAACACTTCCGGCTCCGCAGCAGAGAAGGCTTCGGCTGCCCAGAATGCGCTGTCCAGTATTGCCGAGTCACTCAAATCGGCTAACACACCTGCACAGGCTGAACAGAACAGTAAGAGTCTGTCTCAGGCTATGGATACGGCAGCACAGCTCCTGGGAACTATTCAGGATTCCGCAGAGAAACAGAAGATTGTGAGTTCAATTACTCAATTGATAGGAAGTGCGCCTTATTTACTGAACAAGCTGGATAGCTCCAGCAAGGCAGTAGAAGTTGCCCAGGCCCTTATTAATAATGCTGCTGCAGTGCTGAGCAATGCGCAGGGCATCACGGCTGAAGAGGTTCAGAAGCTGAAGGATGCTGTTATTCATTCCAGCCAGGCCGCGCTTAACAAGGCTGGCGAAGCTACAATTGCCAAAGAAAATGTAACTGTAGAAGGAAACGCCGTCTCTTCGCAGCTGGATTCGGGATTCATCAGCGCACAGATTGAAACGGCCAAGCAGGCATTAGCATCCGTCGCTGGAGAGCTGACTAGCAAGCTTGGAGCCGGAACGGCTGCTGACCTGAAGCTGAGCCTGACGGTGAAGGTGCCTCCGGTGGATAAAGGGATTCATAAGCTCAACACCACGCTTCCCTCCGAGATTCTTACCCTGGTACGGGAGAATGACATTGCCGGATTGAAGATTCAAATGGACCAGACGGCATTCACCATTGAGCCGGATACCTTCGGTAAGATTGAGGCAGGCCAGAAGATTAATCTGGCAGCAGAAGTTGTACAGAATGCTGTGATTAACAAACCCCGCCAGGCAGAACCGCTGGCCAACATCCCTGTGATGGAATTCAGTGCCTCTGTGGGCGGCCAACCGGTGAAGAGCTTCACTAAGCCGATCGATGTGACCTTTGATGTATCAGCCATTGATATTTCGAAATATTCGGAGGCGAATCTGGAGAATCTGACCGTGTACGTCCTGAATGAGAAGAGTCTTTCCTGGGAAGCGGTTGGGGGTAAATATGATCCTGTCACTCAAACTGTAACTGCGCCAAGAGGACACTTCAGCAAGTACACGGTGATGCTTGGAGCTGCTGCATTCACAGATGTGCCTGCCAATCACTGGGCAGTTAAAGAGATCAATTACCTGTTGACCAAGGGCATCGTGGATGAGGGCGGAGTATTCGCTCCATCTGACAAGATTACCCGCCAGCAATTTGCAGCAATGATCGCCAGAGCTTATGGGCTGAATGGGGAAGGGCTAATCTTGCCGTTCAAGGATATTAAGACAACGAATCCTTATGCGGATGAAATTGCTGCGGCTTATGCAGCCGGAATCATTAATGGCAAATCGCCAGCTGCTTTTGACCCTGAGGCAACCATCACACGTGAAGAGATTGCAACAATGCTTGCACGTGCACTTACAGCGTATAACGGTAAATCAGCTGTTGCCCAGCCGGCAGCAGTGATTGCAGCTTTCACAGATGGAGCCAAAATATCAAAATGGGCGGCTTCAAGTGTGGCGTTGACCAAGAGTATGCATCTGTTCGAAGGCTTCGGGGATCAGAGCTTCCGCCCTGCCCAGACCGCCAGTAAAGCAGAGGCTGCTGCCTTGGTCTACCGGTTATATCAGTTGAAATACTAA
- a CDS encoding EamA family transporter, which yields MLLPILLVLASGMCHAVWSMFTKRSLNKSSFLWSIMMVSTVLLLPVLLAELWTQPLAPGAYALLLLSVALQALYSWLLSITYEMGDLSQIYPVMRGTSTLLIPLIGVIFLKESLSVYGWIGICCMLGGFAVLSGIGSRRSLPAASGSGSMSGTPSASGSGTTLGYYTPVLMALCVGLCTTCYVFVDKLNLQHMSPLALLEVTNIGFVAGLTPAVLRSRKLLEEWRRNTFTILLGSVLNPGSYLLFLFALQQAPLAHISPLREIGTIFATLLGVLLLKERQGLRRLVCSVVIFCGILLIGIWG from the coding sequence ATGCTACTGCCTATTCTTTTGGTGCTGGCTTCCGGTATGTGCCACGCAGTGTGGAGCATGTTCACCAAGAGAAGCCTGAATAAAAGCAGTTTCCTGTGGTCGATCATGATGGTCTCCACGGTGCTGCTGCTTCCGGTCCTGCTTGCCGAGCTGTGGACACAGCCGCTGGCCCCCGGTGCTTACGCCCTGCTGCTGCTGTCTGTAGCGCTGCAGGCCTTATATTCCTGGCTTTTATCCATAACCTATGAGATGGGCGACCTCTCCCAGATCTACCCGGTAATGCGGGGAACCAGCACGCTGCTGATCCCGCTGATCGGGGTTATTTTTCTGAAGGAGTCCTTATCTGTCTATGGCTGGATCGGGATCTGCTGTATGCTTGGCGGCTTCGCTGTACTTAGCGGAATCGGCTCCAGAAGAAGCCTCCCGGCTGCATCCGGGTCAGGGTCTATGTCCGGCACTCCATCTGCATCCGGCTCCGGCACCACCTTAGGCTACTATACACCGGTACTCATGGCCCTCTGCGTGGGATTATGCACCACCTGCTACGTGTTCGTCGATAAGCTGAACCTTCAGCATATGTCACCGCTGGCGCTGCTTGAGGTGACGAATATCGGCTTCGTGGCCGGATTAACTCCGGCGGTCCTGAGATCGCGGAAGCTGCTTGAAGAGTGGCGCCGCAACACATTCACCATCCTGCTGGGCAGTGTGCTGAATCCGGGCTCCTATCTGCTGTTCCTGTTCGCACTTCAGCAGGCGCCGCTCGCCCACATCAGCCCGCTGCGGGAGATCGGGACGATATTCGCCACTCTCCTCGGTGTGCTTCTCTTGAAGGAGCGGCAGGGTCTGCGGCGGCTGGTGTGCTCGGTCGTCATTTTCTGCGGAATTCTGCTAATTGGCATCTGGGGGTAA
- a CDS encoding aminopeptidase P family protein: MLPKEKVHKLREWMAERGIAACVVLSGDAHISEYEGEHWKSRRWITGFTGSPGTAVITLADAGLWTDGRYYIQAERELEGSGIRLFRMAEPGVPQWDEWLAEELPQGARMAVDGRTLSVSAMKGLQAKLAEKGIQTITDLDPVGAIWTDRPPIPAEPLMLHDEEYAGLSRVAKLEQVRQAMKRKGADYYVLSALDDLCWLFNIRGRDIPYNPYVTAFAIVGVHNAILFAGGHKATPEDKDTLARDGVEIREYDDILPFLQTLPEAASVLYDPNKTGYRLAAAIPDSARIIEAVGLVVALKSLKNEVEIRNIRDVYLKDAVALVGLFKWLQETVPVRPVTEVEADQKGLELRRQQPLFAELSFSSISAYGANAAMMHYSPSADHPVELEARGLYLLDSGAHFLNGTTDITRTLALGPLTDEEKRDFTLVLKSVIALSTAKFLYGSTGSTLDILARKPMWDNGLDYKCGTGHGVGYYSNVHEEPQRFSFKPNPVVLEAGMIITVEPGVYKEGRHGIRTENTLLITEDVTTEFGRFLKFENLCFLPIDLRAIEPSMLSGEELAWVNHYHAEVYDKLAPLLDEEHRLWLKRETAALVL; the protein is encoded by the coding sequence ATGTTGCCTAAGGAGAAAGTACATAAGTTAAGAGAATGGATGGCGGAGCGCGGGATAGCGGCCTGTGTGGTATTGAGCGGGGATGCTCACATCAGTGAATATGAGGGGGAGCACTGGAAAAGCCGCCGCTGGATTACCGGCTTCACCGGTTCCCCCGGAACGGCTGTGATCACGCTAGCGGATGCTGGCTTGTGGACGGATGGCAGGTATTACATTCAGGCGGAGCGGGAGCTGGAGGGCTCGGGCATCCGTCTGTTCCGTATGGCAGAGCCGGGCGTCCCGCAGTGGGATGAATGGCTGGCCGAGGAATTGCCGCAAGGCGCACGTATGGCCGTAGACGGCAGAACGTTGTCCGTATCCGCTATGAAGGGCTTGCAGGCCAAGCTCGCGGAGAAAGGGATTCAGACGATTACCGACCTCGACCCGGTAGGGGCGATCTGGACGGACCGGCCGCCCATTCCGGCCGAGCCGCTAATGCTGCATGATGAAGAGTATGCGGGCCTCAGCCGGGTGGCTAAGCTGGAGCAGGTCCGGCAGGCGATGAAGCGTAAGGGCGCTGATTATTATGTGCTGTCCGCGCTGGATGATCTGTGCTGGCTGTTCAACATCCGGGGACGGGATATCCCGTACAATCCGTATGTGACGGCTTTTGCCATAGTAGGGGTACATAACGCAATATTGTTCGCCGGAGGCCATAAAGCCACCCCGGAAGATAAGGATACGCTGGCCCGGGATGGAGTGGAGATCAGGGAGTATGATGACATCCTACCGTTCCTGCAGACGCTCCCGGAAGCGGCTTCCGTGCTGTATGATCCGAATAAAACCGGATATCGTCTGGCGGCTGCGATCCCCGACTCCGCTCGTATCATTGAGGCGGTGGGTCTCGTGGTGGCACTCAAGTCGCTCAAGAACGAGGTAGAGATCCGTAATATCCGTGATGTCTATTTGAAGGATGCCGTAGCCCTTGTAGGATTGTTCAAATGGCTGCAGGAGACCGTCCCCGTGCGTCCGGTGACAGAGGTGGAAGCAGACCAGAAGGGGTTAGAGCTGCGCCGGCAGCAGCCGTTATTTGCTGAGCTAAGCTTCTCCAGTATCTCTGCCTACGGCGCGAATGCTGCGATGATGCACTACTCGCCGTCTGCCGACCATCCGGTAGAGCTGGAAGCCAGAGGTCTGTATTTGCTGGATTCGGGTGCTCACTTCCTGAACGGGACAACGGATATCACCCGCACGCTGGCGCTTGGCCCGCTGACGGATGAGGAGAAGAGAGATTTCACGCTGGTGCTGAAGTCGGTGATTGCGCTGTCTACGGCCAAGTTCCTCTACGGCTCCACCGGATCTACCCTCGACATCCTCGCCCGCAAGCCGATGTGGGATAATGGCTTGGATTACAAGTGCGGAACCGGGCATGGTGTGGGCTACTACTCCAATGTGCATGAAGAGCCGCAGCGGTTCAGCTTCAAGCCGAATCCTGTCGTCCTGGAAGCAGGGATGATTATCACGGTAGAGCCGGGAGTCTATAAGGAAGGCCGTCATGGTATCCGCACGGAGAACACGCTGCTGATTACGGAGGATGTGACTACGGAGTTCGGAAGATTCCTGAAATTCGAAAATCTCTGCTTTTTGCCGATAGACCTCCGGGCGATTGAGCCGTCTATGCTAAGCGGGGAGGAGCTGGCTTGGGTGAACCATTATCATGCTGAGGTGTACGATAAGCTGGCTCCGCTGCTGGATGAGGAGCACCGGCTGTGGCTGAAGCGGGAGACGGCGGCTTTGGTGTTGTAA
- a CDS encoding ATP-binding protein, with protein MSTHMMNAKARFNPKQVLLLLFYLTILISLRYLWFNANTASEHPEAQQGVLDMRGWDFGNSPSIQLDGEWEFYPGQLLGYEDSAALAAATPHVVQVPGDWSSGFPEGEQSSLGYGTYKLRILVDPSQTESYGFWIQRIQAASSIDINEQRETSFGKLAVISGDYIPKAVSYTAAYENPGRQEIVLLVRAANYDHPLEGGIVRSIRFGSQAAVDSERMYSMGFQLVAFMIMLLHALYAGILFFFNRKQRAFLLFFLLLMAVATTIVVDNDTILLLWFPINYTWALKLKMLAYPALSLFMLLLTRSFSAYERPGRLFKIYLLGLLLYTAYVLILPAHYVVYARLFFSVFYLLPVAGVIYSIGRMVMRQEQDSFFLLFAAAAIGSSVMGGAMESNAKGSILYYPVDVIAAIIGFSSYWFKRYFRNAEENRLLNQQLKESDQKKDEFLANTSHELRTPLHGIISIAQTVASKEQHMLDEQSYKDLELLITISHRMSLMLNDLLDVTRLQEKRIVLQREPLAMGSLVSGVLGMFEFMIEGKRLQLRNELPASLPPVWGDEKRIVQILYNLLHNAIKYTQAGTVTVSAVDDGKLAWISVADTGAGIDKETQARIFSPYEQGSKGIIDGGGIGLGLSISKQLTELHGGDLTVDSEPGKGSVFTFTLPLASSAGAREMTDQDTDAARQPDNPDLQGLLLEESRLLLQQSDIRNLTVPVELTTPPQMQAASRAAKSLILAVDDDPVNLKVLSSMLSAEHYQLVTATSAEEALELLGTEPWDLLIADVMMPYMSGYELTRIVRQRFTLSELPILLLTARNQPVDIYTGFLAGANDYVAKPVDALELKYRVRSLTGLKQSVTQSLRMEAAYLQAQIQPHFLFNTLNALLALSEFDLPKMRDLGEAFSSYLRISFDYMNSQQLVGLSHELELIESYLFIEKARFEERLQIEWEVEPGIELLLPPLTLQPLVENAVRHGLLSRKAGGKLYIRIHREKGYTSFEVEDNGKGMSGEQVARLLDDSFQAHRGIGLLNTNRRLTQLYGEGLVIRSQPGAGTTVSFVIPERRQG; from the coding sequence ATGAGTACACACATGATGAACGCCAAAGCCAGATTCAACCCCAAGCAGGTTCTATTGCTGCTTTTCTATCTAACCATTCTGATCAGTCTGCGCTATCTGTGGTTCAATGCCAATACGGCGTCTGAGCATCCCGAGGCACAGCAAGGTGTGCTGGATATGCGGGGCTGGGACTTCGGGAATTCCCCGTCCATCCAGCTGGATGGAGAATGGGAATTCTATCCCGGCCAGCTCCTGGGCTATGAGGATTCCGCCGCACTTGCTGCGGCCACACCGCATGTTGTCCAGGTTCCCGGTGACTGGAGCAGCGGCTTCCCGGAAGGGGAGCAATCCTCGCTGGGCTATGGTACATACAAGCTGCGTATACTCGTAGACCCGTCACAGACTGAGTCTTACGGCTTCTGGATTCAGCGGATTCAGGCCGCCTCCAGCATCGATATTAACGAGCAGAGAGAGACCAGCTTCGGGAAGCTGGCGGTGATTAGCGGGGACTATATTCCTAAGGCGGTCTCTTACACCGCAGCCTACGAGAATCCGGGAAGACAGGAGATTGTTCTCCTCGTCCGGGCAGCCAACTACGACCATCCGCTGGAGGGCGGGATTGTGAGGTCGATCCGTTTCGGCTCCCAGGCAGCGGTGGATAGCGAACGGATGTATTCCATGGGCTTCCAGCTGGTGGCGTTCATGATCATGCTGCTGCATGCGCTGTATGCGGGGATTTTGTTCTTTTTTAACCGGAAGCAGCGGGCGTTCCTGCTCTTCTTCCTCCTGCTGATGGCAGTAGCAACTACCATTGTAGTCGATAACGATACGATTCTCCTGCTCTGGTTCCCTATTAACTATACCTGGGCACTGAAGCTCAAAATGCTGGCCTATCCTGCGTTGTCCCTATTCATGCTGCTGCTGACGCGCAGCTTCTCTGCCTACGAGCGCCCCGGCCGTCTGTTCAAAATCTATCTGCTGGGTCTCCTGCTCTATACCGCCTATGTCCTGATCTTACCGGCACATTACGTGGTCTATGCCAGACTGTTCTTCTCCGTCTTCTACCTGCTTCCGGTAGCCGGAGTTATCTATTCTATTGGCCGGATGGTGATGCGGCAGGAGCAGGATTCCTTCTTCCTGCTGTTTGCTGCCGCAGCCATCGGCTCCAGCGTCATGGGCGGGGCCATGGAATCCAATGCCAAGGGGAGTATTCTGTATTATCCTGTAGATGTCATTGCAGCCATTATCGGCTTCTCCTCCTACTGGTTCAAACGGTATTTCCGCAATGCAGAGGAGAACCGGCTGCTCAACCAGCAGCTGAAGGAGAGCGACCAGAAGAAGGACGAATTCCTGGCGAATACCTCCCATGAGCTGCGGACACCACTGCACGGCATTATCAGCATTGCCCAGACTGTTGCCTCCAAGGAACAACACATGCTGGACGAACAAAGCTATAAGGATCTGGAGTTACTCATTACGATCAGCCACAGGATGTCCCTGATGCTTAACGATCTGCTCGATGTGACCCGTCTTCAGGAGAAGCGGATTGTGCTGCAGCGCGAGCCGCTGGCCATGGGTTCACTGGTCTCGGGCGTGCTGGGGATGTTCGAATTCATGATCGAAGGTAAACGGCTACAGCTGCGTAATGAGCTTCCCGCTTCATTGCCGCCGGTCTGGGGGGATGAGAAGCGGATTGTACAGATTCTCTATAACCTGCTGCACAATGCCATCAAATACACACAGGCCGGAACGGTCACCGTCTCCGCTGTCGACGACGGCAAGCTTGCGTGGATCAGCGTAGCCGATACCGGGGCGGGGATCGACAAGGAGACACAGGCGCGGATCTTCTCCCCCTATGAGCAGGGCAGCAAAGGCATCATTGACGGCGGCGGCATCGGTCTCGGCTTAAGCATCAGCAAGCAGCTGACCGAGCTGCACGGAGGAGACCTCACGGTTGATTCAGAGCCGGGCAAAGGGTCAGTGTTCACCTTCACCCTTCCGCTGGCCTCCTCTGCCGGGGCCCGGGAGATGACGGATCAGGATACAGACGCCGCAAGGCAACCGGACAACCCGGATCTGCAAGGGCTGCTGCTTGAGGAGAGCCGGCTGCTATTACAGCAGTCCGATATCCGCAATCTCACAGTCCCCGTGGAGTTAACGACTCCGCCGCAGATGCAGGCAGCCTCCCGGGCAGCCAAATCTCTGATCCTGGCCGTCGACGATGACCCGGTCAATCTCAAGGTGCTCTCCAGCATGCTCTCGGCAGAGCATTATCAGCTGGTGACCGCCACCAGCGCCGAGGAAGCCTTGGAGCTGTTAGGCACCGAGCCGTGGGATCTGCTGATTGCCGATGTGATGATGCCGTACATGTCCGGCTATGAATTAACACGGATCGTCCGGCAGCGCTTCACCCTCTCGGAGCTGCCGATCCTGCTGCTCACGGCCCGCAACCAGCCGGTGGACATCTATACCGGCTTCCTGGCCGGGGCCAATGATTATGTCGCCAAGCCGGTGGACGCGCTGGAGCTGAAATACCGGGTCCGCTCACTGACCGGACTGAAGCAGTCCGTCACCCAGAGCCTGCGGATGGAGGCAGCTTATCTCCAGGCACAGATTCAGCCGCATTTCCTGTTCAACACGCTGAACGCGCTGCTGGCGCTGAGTGAATTCGACCTGCCGAAGATGCGTGATCTCGGGGAGGCTTTCTCCTCCTACCTGCGTATCAGCTTCGATTATATGAACTCGCAGCAGCTTGTTGGACTCTCCCATGAGCTGGAGCTGATAGAATCCTATCTCTTCATTGAGAAGGCGCGCTTCGAGGAGCGTCTGCAGATCGAATGGGAGGTTGAGCCCGGCATCGAGCTGCTGCTCCCTCCGCTCACACTTCAGCCGCTTGTGGAGAATGCCGTCAGACACGGCCTGCTGAGCCGCAAAGCCGGAGGCAAGCTCTATATCCGCATTCACCGTGAGAAGGGATACACCTCCTTCGAAGTGGAGGATAACGGCAAGGGCATGAGCGGGGAACAGGTCGCCCGTCTGCTCGACGACAGCTTCCAGGCCCACCGCGGCATCGGTCTGCTGAACACTAACCGGCGGCTGACCCAGCTCTACGGCGAAGGCCTGGTTATCCGCAGCCAGCCCGGGGCTGGCACTACGGTATCCTTTGTGATTCCTGAGCGGAGGCAGGGCTGA